One Bombus pyrosoma isolate SC7728 linkage group LG9, ASM1482585v1, whole genome shotgun sequence genomic window carries:
- the LOC122571237 gene encoding protein jim lovell isoform X10, protein MCRSINYSSRQREEKIIRSFIAKCRANSLCWVIYEESARAQLTREHARSARRSRKPRGTAAFPVCTARRSSLKICQPHGRQKHVFFFFCRATSQRARAKYSDVFSHNTSRYTCFHLFSSWNNQGHREIIMQITVMLADIPAVGGSTGLGLEIDKMDQQYCLRWNNHPANLTDVLSSLLAREALCDVTLACVGETFKAHQTILSACSPYFESIFLQNTHPHPIIFLKDVNETEMKALLHFMYKGEVNVSQHLLPMFLKTAEALQIRGLTDNSVNNKAEEKSPSPEPETPSGVRHTESPNLQPLPEKRKRKASGSYDVSLSGPPSERFMSDSQASSQCSYKSSPPVIPKLNNAMGGDMEDGGRPMSPASQPQPSIKQELDHHLPDFHDNISLPGHPVGLLGEEGGATTGTLSDGVSTIESSEHHNPPEMLDGLDEIRRTGNDDDNEDTKRKNEKKKKKLEEDKCARRST, encoded by the exons ATGTGTCGATCCATTAATTATTCATCGCgacaaagagaagaaaagataattaGAAGTTTTATCGCGAAATGCCGCGCTAATAGTCTGTGTTGGGTAATTTACGAGGAATCGGCGCGCGCGCAGTTAACGCGCGAACATGCGCGCAGCGCGAGAAGATCGCGCAAGCCGCGTGGCACCGCTGCATTTCCGGTATGCACCGCGCGAAGATCGTCCCTGAAGATCTGCCAGCCGCACGGAAGACAGAAacatgtctttttttttttttgccgcGCGACTTCTCAACGCGCTAGGGCGAAATACAGCGACGTATTCAGCCACAATACGTCACGATATACCTGCTTCCACTTGTTTTCCTCGTGGAACAATCAAGGCCATCGCGAGATAATTATGCAGATAACGGTGATGCTCGCCGATATCCCAGCTGTAGGAGGATCTACAG GGTTGGGATTGGAGATAGACAAGATGGACCAACAGTATTGCCTACGGTGGAACAATCATCCAGCCAACCTCACAGACGTTCTCAGCTCCTTGCTTGCCAGAGAGGCACTCTGCGACGTTACCCTGGCGTGTGTTGGAGAGACATTCAAGGCACACCAGACGATACTCTCTGCATGCAGTCCATATTTCGAGAGCATTTTCCTCCAGAATACCCATCCCCATCCAATTATATTCCTGAAGGATGTCAATGAAACGGAAATGAAGGCGTTGCTGCACTTTATGTATAAGGGAGAAGTTAACGTTAGTCAGCATCTGCTACCGATGTTCCTTAAAACAGCTGAGGCATTACAGATTAGAGGCCTCACTGATAATAGTGTAAATAACAAGGCAGAAGAGAAAAGTCCATCTCCGGAACCAGAAACACCATCTGGTGTTAGGCATACTGAATCGCCTAACCTTCAGCCTCTTCctgaaaagaggaaacgaaaggCCTCGGGCAGCTATGATGTTTCCCTTAGTGGTCCACCCAGTGAACGGTTCATGTCAGATTCTCAg gCATCGTCACAATGTAGTTACAAATCAAGCCCTCCCGTGATTCCAAAGTTAAATAATGCCATGGGAGGTGATATGGAAGATGGTGGTCGACCTATGTCTCCTGCATCACAGCCACAACCTTCGATCAAGCAAGAGTTAGATCATCATTTGCCAGACTTCCATGACAACATTTCCCTCCCA GGTCATCCAGTTGGACTGCtaggagaagaaggaggagcAACAACAGGCACGTTAAGCGATGGTGTGTCAACGATTGAATCGTCTGAACACCATAATCCCCCAGAAATGCTCGACGGACTCGATG
- the LOC122571237 gene encoding zinc finger and BTB domain-containing protein 34 isoform X1 — protein MCRSINYSSRQREEKIIRSFIAKCRANSLCWVIYEESARAQLTREHARSARRSRKPRGTAAFPVCTARRSSLKICQPHGRQKHVFFFFCRATSQRARAKYSDVFSHNTSRYTCFHLFSSWNNQGHREIIMQITVMLADIPAVGGSTGLGLEIDKMDQQYCLRWNNHPANLTDVLSSLLAREALCDVTLACVGETFKAHQTILSACSPYFESIFLQNTHPHPIIFLKDVNETEMKALLHFMYKGEVNVSQHLLPMFLKTAEALQIRGLTDNSVNNKAEEKSPSPEPETPSGVRHTESPNLQPLPEKRKRKASGSYDVSLSGPPSERFMSDSQASSQCSYKSSPPVIPKLNNAMGGDMEDGGRPMSPASQPQPSIKQELDHHLPDFHDNISLPTSVEWEVQRDGKSDETMDVQNMTQNQQDPAVIQVSRESTIMAGGSMSINMSGTAFNNPYKAPQNQSISLKSNSHKSNNIEFNSLFSSLPESNASGKKFHSNNDVNRSIIVNPQPSMSITQSSLCNISQRSITQSRKAGRFKIGWLDMYSWLEYDERTNLMFCKYCRKWSDSIPEIRTSFAAGNGNFRLEIVNHHDKCKAHNLCVAKESKAKENYSYIMETC, from the exons ATGTGTCGATCCATTAATTATTCATCGCgacaaagagaagaaaagataattaGAAGTTTTATCGCGAAATGCCGCGCTAATAGTCTGTGTTGGGTAATTTACGAGGAATCGGCGCGCGCGCAGTTAACGCGCGAACATGCGCGCAGCGCGAGAAGATCGCGCAAGCCGCGTGGCACCGCTGCATTTCCGGTATGCACCGCGCGAAGATCGTCCCTGAAGATCTGCCAGCCGCACGGAAGACAGAAacatgtctttttttttttttgccgcGCGACTTCTCAACGCGCTAGGGCGAAATACAGCGACGTATTCAGCCACAATACGTCACGATATACCTGCTTCCACTTGTTTTCCTCGTGGAACAATCAAGGCCATCGCGAGATAATTATGCAGATAACGGTGATGCTCGCCGATATCCCAGCTGTAGGAGGATCTACAG GGTTGGGATTGGAGATAGACAAGATGGACCAACAGTATTGCCTACGGTGGAACAATCATCCAGCCAACCTCACAGACGTTCTCAGCTCCTTGCTTGCCAGAGAGGCACTCTGCGACGTTACCCTGGCGTGTGTTGGAGAGACATTCAAGGCACACCAGACGATACTCTCTGCATGCAGTCCATATTTCGAGAGCATTTTCCTCCAGAATACCCATCCCCATCCAATTATATTCCTGAAGGATGTCAATGAAACGGAAATGAAGGCGTTGCTGCACTTTATGTATAAGGGAGAAGTTAACGTTAGTCAGCATCTGCTACCGATGTTCCTTAAAACAGCTGAGGCATTACAGATTAGAGGCCTCACTGATAATAGTGTAAATAACAAGGCAGAAGAGAAAAGTCCATCTCCGGAACCAGAAACACCATCTGGTGTTAGGCATACTGAATCGCCTAACCTTCAGCCTCTTCctgaaaagaggaaacgaaaggCCTCGGGCAGCTATGATGTTTCCCTTAGTGGTCCACCCAGTGAACGGTTCATGTCAGATTCTCAg gCATCGTCACAATGTAGTTACAAATCAAGCCCTCCCGTGATTCCAAAGTTAAATAATGCCATGGGAGGTGATATGGAAGATGGTGGTCGACCTATGTCTCCTGCATCACAGCCACAACCTTCGATCAAGCAAGAGTTAGATCATCATTTGCCAGACTTCCATGACAACATTTCCCTCCCA ACTAGTGTGGAGTGGGAGGTTCAAAGAGATGGGAAGAGTGACGAAACTATGGATGTACAGAACATGACCCAAAATCAACAAGATCCTGCTGTGATACAAGTTTCTCGCGAAAGCACTATCATGGCTGGAGGTTCTATGTCTATCAATATGTCAGGGACTGCATTTAATAACCCTTACAAAGCTCCACAGAATCAATCTATATCTTTAAAGTCTAATTCGCACAAGAGTAATAACATAGAATTCAATTCTTTGTTCAGTTCACTTCCCGAAAGTAATGCCAGTGGTAAAAAGTTTCACAGTAATAATGATGTAAATAGATCAATAATTGTAAATCCACAGCCAAGCATGTCAATAACACAATCAagtttatgtaatatttcacaGCGTTCTATTACTCAAAGTAGAAAGGCTGGTAGATTCAAAATTGGATGGTTAGATATGTACTCTTGGCTTGAATATGATGAAAGAACGAATCTtatgttttgtaaatattgtagaaaatGGAGTGATTCAATTCCCGAAATACGTACTTCATTTGCTGCTGGGAATGGTAATTTTAGGCTCGAGATTGTCAATCATCATGATAAGTGCAAGGCTCATAATTTGTGTGTAGCTAAAGAAAGCAAGGCAAAAGAGAATTATTCTTACATCATGGAAACCTgttga
- the LOC122571237 gene encoding zinc finger and BTB domain-containing protein 34 isoform X13 produces the protein MDQQYCLRWNNHPANLTDVLSSLLAREALCDVTLACVGETFKAHQTILSACSPYFESIFLQNTHPHPIIFLKDVNETEMKALLHFMYKGEVNVSQHLLPMFLKTAEALQIRGLTDNSVNNKAEEKSPSPEPETPSGVRHTESPNLQPLPEKRKRKASGSYDVSLSGPPSERFMSDSQASSQCSYKSSPPVIPKLNNAMGGDMEDGGRPMSPASQPQPSIKQELDHHLPDFHDNISLPTSVEWEVQRDGKSDETMDVQNMTQNQQDPAVIQVSRESTIMAGGSMSINMSGTAFNNPYKAPQNQSISLKSNSHKSNNIEFNSLFSSLPESNASGKKFHSNNDVNRSIIVNPQPSMSITQSSLCNISQRSITQSRKAGRFKIGWLDMYSWLEYDERTNLMFCKYCRKWSDSIPEIRTSFAAGNGNFRLEIVNHHDKCKAHNLCVAKESKAKENYSYIMETC, from the exons ATGGACCAACAGTATTGCCTACGGTGGAACAATCATCCAGCCAACCTCACAGACGTTCTCAGCTCCTTGCTTGCCAGAGAGGCACTCTGCGACGTTACCCTGGCGTGTGTTGGAGAGACATTCAAGGCACACCAGACGATACTCTCTGCATGCAGTCCATATTTCGAGAGCATTTTCCTCCAGAATACCCATCCCCATCCAATTATATTCCTGAAGGATGTCAATGAAACGGAAATGAAGGCGTTGCTGCACTTTATGTATAAGGGAGAAGTTAACGTTAGTCAGCATCTGCTACCGATGTTCCTTAAAACAGCTGAGGCATTACAGATTAGAGGCCTCACTGATAATAGTGTAAATAACAAGGCAGAAGAGAAAAGTCCATCTCCGGAACCAGAAACACCATCTGGTGTTAGGCATACTGAATCGCCTAACCTTCAGCCTCTTCctgaaaagaggaaacgaaaggCCTCGGGCAGCTATGATGTTTCCCTTAGTGGTCCACCCAGTGAACGGTTCATGTCAGATTCTCAg gCATCGTCACAATGTAGTTACAAATCAAGCCCTCCCGTGATTCCAAAGTTAAATAATGCCATGGGAGGTGATATGGAAGATGGTGGTCGACCTATGTCTCCTGCATCACAGCCACAACCTTCGATCAAGCAAGAGTTAGATCATCATTTGCCAGACTTCCATGACAACATTTCCCTCCCA ACTAGTGTGGAGTGGGAGGTTCAAAGAGATGGGAAGAGTGACGAAACTATGGATGTACAGAACATGACCCAAAATCAACAAGATCCTGCTGTGATACAAGTTTCTCGCGAAAGCACTATCATGGCTGGAGGTTCTATGTCTATCAATATGTCAGGGACTGCATTTAATAACCCTTACAAAGCTCCACAGAATCAATCTATATCTTTAAAGTCTAATTCGCACAAGAGTAATAACATAGAATTCAATTCTTTGTTCAGTTCACTTCCCGAAAGTAATGCCAGTGGTAAAAAGTTTCACAGTAATAATGATGTAAATAGATCAATAATTGTAAATCCACAGCCAAGCATGTCAATAACACAATCAagtttatgtaatatttcacaGCGTTCTATTACTCAAAGTAGAAAGGCTGGTAGATTCAAAATTGGATGGTTAGATATGTACTCTTGGCTTGAATATGATGAAAGAACGAATCTtatgttttgtaaatattgtagaaaatGGAGTGATTCAATTCCCGAAATACGTACTTCATTTGCTGCTGGGAATGGTAATTTTAGGCTCGAGATTGTCAATCATCATGATAAGTGCAAGGCTCATAATTTGTGTGTAGCTAAAGAAAGCAAGGCAAAAGAGAATTATTCTTACATCATGGAAACCTgttga